The Acropora muricata isolate sample 2 chromosome 4, ASM3666990v1, whole genome shotgun sequence genome contains the following window.
GTTTTCGTTTCTTGCCATCGGGCTTGGGGATCTGGTCGGAGTCCGCTTACGCTGCGAGCACTCTAAGGCCAGATGGTTGGATGAGCAAACTGAGCAACGGTGCGCGAAGCGGCACGTGCGAGAGGGCGCCACACAAAAACCGTTGTTCCACGACTTGCAAACTACTGCAGAGGAACTCCCAGTAGGTTCGGTAAAGGAAGGTCGAACGCTAGAGCCGGCggcatgaaaattaaacaacTGGACATTGATGCTGGACCAATCTGTGAGTCTGGCGGCGGCCGTGTGTTCGCGAAAGGCTCTGTCGTAAGCCAGCCAGGCGTTGCCTTGAAATTGGGGGTACGTGCGCAAAATCAAGAGTTTATAAAGTGTTAAATCGCGCCATCTCGAAGGAAAATGAGTCACAAGTATTAGCGAAAAGGTGGAAAAGGCTTCCGACCAGGCTAAGATATCGTCGATTTTACGCTTGGGGCGCTTGGTAGAAGACAAGACGATTCTACCGTCGAAAAGTAGCTGAGGTTCAGCCTCACTTTCCCTCAAATTGACAGAGAGAAGTTCGGCGAGATCGATAAACTTCCCAGCGACGATCTGTGAAACTATTTTGTAAGGAACCGGTGAGAATCCGGGCCCAACGATGAAGGGCTGCAGAAGGGATGGCGAAACCAATGGGGCTGACAAACCCAGGGAAAAAGATGGAGCACATGGTGCAAGCGAGCTGGCGGGCAAACTAAGCAACGACATTGTTGGCGCGGCAAATGTATTAACAAAATATGAAACCAAAACAGGCCTACCTGAGCTAGAAGCGGCTGGTAATTGTGCGCTAGGACTAGTAGAGGCCACTGACAAGCTGGGGCCCGGCAAACAAAAACTGGATGAAGCCGCCGGAGGCGCAGGAGCCGGCAAAGATAAAGCCGCAGACTGATCACTTGGGTGTCCAGAGTTGAGGAGCGGGCGAATTGCGTTGACGATTGAAGCAGTTAAACTATCCAACGACAAACCAGAGGCAGAAGATGAACTGACCACGAAATTAACTAAGCCTGCTGAAGAAGAACTTGACGCTGGAAGCCCTGAACTAACGGGAGAAAGATCCGAGTTTGCTGGATCAGAGGCCATGTCAAAATAAGTGCTCAAACTGTTGCGAGTTGTGCAATTCGGAGGCATAAACCCACTAAGAGCGGAGAAAACACGAGGTAGCGCTGTCCTTCTTAAGGAAATAAGCGTGGGAACCAAAGAATAATCAAATTTCCCGGAGCCCAaaagaagcaagcaagcgaaaagGCAACTCAAGCCAAAGCACATGGCAATGCCCCTGCAAACCTCCCTGGAACCCCTCAAGTATCCCAGGCAACACCGCtgcattggcttggttttaactttgcctaaattatatttagcctcatTTAACTACTCTGTCTTTGAAAGGATTTTCATTCAATGGCGTAAAACTTTTTACAGTAAGACCTCAGTTATACATGTTTTTTGATTATCCAGACTTCCTCCACTGGTCCcagttttttcatgaatattattttgtgtctgcagcaaaacatttttcctttaaactATGTGATGTAATTCCTGTGCCAtctaaatttgttttgattcaaAGCACAAATCTAAACATGTTTCGTGCTCTCATGCATGATAACTAATGCAATGCATGTTACCGAGCTTTGATTGGTTCAGATTTGCTCTGTTGTTGTGTGAAATTTCATTTAACTCTTGCCTCATCAATATTCATATTTTGAATATTCGGATTCCTTGATTGTCCAGACCATTCATCTCAGTCCCCACTAGTCCATATAACTGGGGTTTGACTGTAGTGAGAAATTCACCTGGGAAGATAGTGAGTACAAcatgaaacatgaaaaattttccTTACAaggcagggctgcaaataacgaccggtcaacggacaatgtccgctcaaaaataggttttgtccggtcaaatccttagatggccaGACAATTTGTgcggtcgtttacgctggtaaggaaaaaattgaGAGTTTCacattttaaatatttaaagcttcaatattattgttatcgatgtttgtccagccaaaaatgggatatgtcggagcaaaaataggtttcaaggctcgaaaaatatttgaattccaccTTGCCCATTGGGCAAGTAACTCTTAACTTTTGCTTGTCCGGGGCACTTACCCGCTTgcccaagttttcaaactcattaataattcataaacccaAAGATGGAAGTCATGCTTATCACGCCTGTTTTAAAGAGTTGACGCAGATCGTGTTCAactccttgaatgttcacctgTCTACAATGTAGCTACACCTGTCTACAATGTAGCTACATGAAGTTATATTGAAGAGAAGCgcgagaaatttaaaacaacagaattaacaagcCACCTTTCCACTACAGTTTTGACTCAGGCACAGAGTTGAATTTGAAAAGCCCGCAAgaacatattttttcattttgatgtgtgaaaaatagtttcagttGAGGTAAaaggtctttgtttgaaagaaaaactattttaagtcattttccagggtctctgaaagtattgtaatgacttacttttctttttaatagtaaagatatttttcattttgcgtgGTGGCGCCCAAGTATGTTATAACCAGCAAATTTGTGTGTTTCACCGCAAACATAGATTTaactggttttaatttatcatcagaaatGCTGGCTTAATTTTTGCTATAGAATTACGCAGCTTCTTTTCGTGCGCAACCTTTACAGCTCTGATATGTCGTTTTGCGTTAAGTTTTgtacagagaaactggaaaatgcttgcagaaaattgcttaaattttaagaaataagcACAGCGTTTTCGTTCCCAACGAGGCTATTTTTTACcctggaaagaaatttgatgTGGGGCAGATTTTGATCACCTGCTAGGCAACCGTTTCCAAGCTGTGAGCGAGCTGTCATTCAATCAGCAAAACTACCctataaattgtaattttcattGAGCTTCATCTAAACACTTGATTACTCTTTAAGTCTTACACCTAAAATTTATCCATTCTTCTcaaaatcattatcaaaaatTTCGTCGCCGAACGGCTTGCCTGGGCTTTTGCCCGTGAGGCATGTAAGAAGACAAAGTTACTTGCCCGAGCCGAAAATCTACTTGTCCCGGACGACCAGAGGcgggttatttcgagccctgggtTTGACTGGACAATTTGACCAGAGCCAGCCGTGAAagtatttgcagccctgcaagGTGATTTTCTTTCCTAACATGCTCACACATGGTGAGTCTGTTGAATGTGCTGCCTCAACTTCTTCCTCTAGCAGACAATAACAGCTGTTATACTAGAAACCCAAATATCTTTATTATAAGGCCTGGAAGTGCTGAATTTTCATTGTTGTGTTTGTTACAGGACAAAGATCAGCTAGCAGTATCTACACTGTCATTGTGTGATTTAGCAGGATCAGAAAGAACAAACAGGACAAAAGCTGGTGGTGACAGACTAAGAGAAGCAGGTGAGCCATCATTTACAAGCATTACTTGCTGATTATTCTTCCAGTGATGTTCCTTGATATGACCTGGATTGCACTCAGCTAAGGGGATTCTGATTTCAATAAGAATGACATTGTCCCGTCATCCATCTTGTAGATGTCACCATCACATCTGGGAAGAAATACATGAAAAAAAGTTCAAAGTGTCCTCCTGACTATGTGTCTCAAAGAGGCAAAGATTAAGCAACCCTAAGTTTAATCTGAAAAATAGCACTAACATCCACACTAAATCTAAAATTGATATTTAACTGTAGACTTAGTGACCTTTATCAAAATGCAGTGTGCATCTCATTACATGCCTTTCTAGACATGAATGCTGTCCCACATTTTCAGAGTTTTTAGATCTTAAGTAAGTGTTTTTTAACCTCGGACGGAAAACGAAAGTGAACAGTTTATGTATTAGGACAttggtctttcccagattttcaaactaaacatCTCTAATTCGTGAAAAGATACTTTCCCATGTAAATGTGGTAGCATGAAAACAATTgtgaaataggaaaacagctcacttctggTTGTTAAAGCTCCCCTTTAATGCAAACAACATTTGGCAGTAAATTCCATCAAGCCAATAAATTGTAATTATTGCTGACTTGTTTACTTTTCTCCTCAGGAAACATCAATGCCTCTTTAATGACCTTAAGAACTTGTATGGAGATGCTGAGAGAAAATCAAGGAAGCATTGAGAATGGCATGGCTCCTAAGGTATTGCTTGATTTTGGTATTTTGGCAAATGCTAGCATTAAACTATTTGTCagattaaaaaaattgttttgtttgtaactCCTGTGTGTTTCCCATCTTAAAGATTGTGCCTTACAGAGATAGCAAGTTGACTCACTTATTCAAGAATTTTTTCGATGGTGAAGGGAAGGTGTGTTAATAGCTTTTATGGCTTAATCTTTAACATATTTTGAAGCAATGTGTCCTTGAAGTTATACCGAAACTATGAATAATTACTTAACTTGTTTCTTGCCAGGTTCGAATGGTTGTTTGTCTGAATCCAAATTCTGATGACTACGACGAGAGTGTGGTAAGATGTAAAGCTATGTGAAGGGCTTTTTGCATAAGTTCTCTGTCATGATAAGCtgtgcataataattattttgaagtcACCCCATTTCTGATTTCCATTGAGTTTCATTTAGTCCAAACAATGAATGACCAGTGAATAAAGCACAGTAATGTCCCAAATTATTCATTATGTCTCAGAAGGACTACCTCAAAAAAAGTTCTTGCTCATTCCCTTCCCAATTTAATACTTTCCACAcctattaatttatttttaggaATGTTGAGTCACTGTGTTATTGTTAAATGATGCAAAGtggataaataataaattattattattattattattattattattattattatacttgcAAATCTTATGATAAGGCATAGTGCTTCTGTTCATTGCAGTCAACTCactgataataatattgattgcATGTTTACTGACACTGCATTTTTAACATTTAACTTATTTAAGTTCAACTTTATCTTTTCAGCATGTCATGAAATTTGCCGAAGTTACTCAAGATGTGGTTATAGCCAGACCTCAAGCCATAAGGTTTGTGCAAACTGTAAATAGCTACTCTGTACTTACTCTGGGCCTGCTCCACCAGTATTTAGACCAACATAACATCACCTCAAAGTTATTTGTATAACTTGTACATGGCATCATGAGTTTGATTCCTGGATAGCTGGTGTAATATTTTACTTACACCTTGGTCGCTGTTAATGTTGTTCTCTTCCTTTTGCTTTTGAGGATGGCTTTGTCAACCCTTAGCTTATTATTTACAGACTTTAATTTgtcctttatttatttttttgatggTATCTTTGCTAAGAGCATTCTCATCCAAGATGCTTGGTTTTGCTTCCTTTTGTAGAAACTCCATCTTTAATTATGCTTATCTTTTTTCCTGCAGGTTTGATACTGGCCTTACACCAGGGAGAAGGAGAGGTAaagcaatttatttatttattttgttttgtttctgtttcatGTTTTTGCAATTACTGTATGAGCAACTTTGCTTTGCAGTGCTGTCAAAATGTACTGGCAACATAGTTGGCTACTTATATCATTCATCAGGTGCTATGTAATCATAAATTAATGTTGGAGAGCAGATTGAAAATCTGCACCCCAGTGCTGTCTACTTTTGTAAATTCTCCTTGTAATAATTAGATATTTTCCTGAAGTCTATCTTTGTCGTTTGGCAGTTCCACTTTTTGGCACTTGAGAATTCTCATCAATGATAAATGTTTTCTTAGCTAATCAAATGTACAAAGACGCATTGGCTAACTTTGAGGAGAATGGTGAAGGTATGTCTGTTGCAGTTGTTAAGTTTATGTAGAAGATCCCATTACACTTCGACCAAAAGTAGTCATTTCTAAGAGGACACTGTATTTGTTTAACAACATTTGTCGCAAAGTGGAGGTCAGGTGGCCAAAACAACCttgtggccagcagtatccacaatcCAGCTAGAGCTCCCGCCCCAGTGAAGGGATAAACAAGCCACAAACCATGAGCACCAGTCAAACTGAAAGACATTCAGTGGAAGCTAATGAAAGAAactaaagtaaaataataatggtaataataataataatggtagtAAAAGTCATAATAATGAAAAccattaaaacaaaggaatgaaaggaaaaaaaaaaaaaactgacaaataAAGTGAGCCCACATGACTGCTCCTATGCAAGACTATAAGAACCCCAAACTACCCCGGTATATAAAGGGAGGGGAAACAAAATCTCACACCAACCAGAAACAAAACCCTTTGCTACCCACACAGTAAAACTAGGGCCAAGTTACACATGTAATGGGCAGACCACTTACTGAAGGCTTGCTCCtcgttaactaggttaaattgcatttaactacATTGTATGGCTAAATAAATTTAGGCAGggttgaaataaaaaaaaactgctagtCAGTGGTCACCCCTGGGACTGACTTGAGGGTGCGGTAGAGGTTGACAGAAAGTTCCTTGTGGTTCCTTTATTAGCTGACTTGCTGGCCTATAGCACATCATTTGCCATATTAAAAGGTTTTCCCTTACCccttcccccctcccccccagcTAGTTCTATTGAGTTTCATACGTACACCACTGATTGTAGCACTGTGACAGTACCTTTAGTGATGGCCATTTGTAGGGTTCCCATGGAGGTCTCCTTCCAGTCTGATGATCACTTCCCTGCTCTGTCAACCTCACAGTACTAGCTAGCTCCCAAGCCCATGTATTGTTGATGAATTTAATCAAAAATAGACTGTCTTGATACCCATGTTTCTATGTAAATTACACATAATTTTCAATCGTTACAGATATCCGTGAAAAGGTGATTATAGCCAAACCTCTCCACACAATGGGGCCACCATTCCCATTTTTTGAGGTAAGTGTTCAAAAACAATGAAGATATTATTATTGAGATAAGCAAGCATGCTTGTGGTATTGTATGTCAGGGCAGGACACTAGGCAAACTTGGTTATACATCTGTATTAACATTACCAATGTTTTTCTGTCAACAATTTCACAAAACTGATtcctttaaaatgaaaaatacaccCATGTTATTATAGGCCGTACTGTTTTGAAGGGGTCTACCTTACGCTCACACAGAAttatttgaaggaaaaaaagaacgtGTAGAATTTCTGTATTTTATTGCAGCTGACTTCCCCGGAGGATAACACAACCTTGATCAACTTGCTTCATTTCCTTCAAGAGAGGCAAAGACGGAGACAAACTCTCATTGATGACTTATCACGAAGAGGTAAAAGAACTAAGATCACCTCTACCAgctagatgttttttttttttggggggggggggggttgagtCTCTGGAATATTGACCCGTGCTGCGCGCGTGACAAGAGGGAGTGTTTCCTCCCTCCGCGCTTCTCCTTCCTCGCGCGCAGGTTGTAGGGATGTTGAGTTTACCAGCTAGACTAATACAGTATTCGATAATGTGATGCTTTTTCGGCTAAGACTACGTATAGAGTTTTGATGTAGTAAGGCAGAAGGAAAGTCAGTTTTACCTTGAAGGCATTCAAGTGTTAACGTAATCAAAGGCAAACATTCCTTTCCATCCGAGACCACAGTCTCAACTTTCGGTGATACAGAAGGGGCGGGCAGAGTACACGCGCGCGGGCTCTGAGTACGCGCTCCCCACGCGAGTGTACTGTGCTAGCTCGAAAGTGGAGTTCGCTAAAATGAAAATCCTTGTGGTGACAAGGTCAACTTGAAATCTAAAggccattttttccttcaacTTTACCAGAGGGGATTTTCAGAGCACATCTTTTGGAGCTAGAAAAGGAAAACAGTCAATCAGCTACAGTAAGTTGAACGTATCGTTGTCAGAAATGAAAATGGCAATAATATTAACATTGAAGACGTGAAAAGAGTCGATGAACTGAATGGCAACCTTTGCGATCAAATTTACTTTATACTATAAGGTGCACTGTCACGGTAGCTTTGCAGTTTTTAGGTCAAAACTGGTTGAAAGCAAAACTTTGTACTTGATTCAGAGCTAACGAATTTTGCCAGGAAAAGCTGTCCATATTAAATGTGAGCCGCAGAGGCCAAAAAATGGAATTTATTGTAGTAACAAATTTCGTGTCAAAAAACTTAACGTTAGTCTTCATTTCCATTGATTtcagagcattttttttttaaccctatTGGAGTTCCAcgtaaatgaaaattaaaaaatagccGCTCCAGTTTAGGAGAAGCCGCTACCTTGCGTGCGGCGCTTCTGAAGTATCTGGGCTAGGACAGTTATTGACagacttttctttttgtgattttgGTAGGTTATCGCCAGCCTCAAATCAACCATCGAAGAAAAAGACAGGTAAGCAGGCTAAAACTGACTGGACAATTTTGCTCGAAGGTCCCCtgttcaaaaattgttttgccttattttattttagagaTATTCAGAAGCTTGAGAGAAGATTGAAGGCTTTGACGCAAAAGGTACACGTCTTTGGGTATTCTTTCTCATCCCCTAATTTATACAAGTGCTGGTCGTTGTTCTTAAATAGTGAGTAGCCGTTGATTGATGCAACGGATATCAAAATCGTGACGCTTGAAGAGCCGTGTTCTGGAAATGAAGGCAACAGTGTTAAGAATCCCATCTGGCTGGAGATAACCAACTGGCTGGCTATTTAGCGTCAAAGAGTTCGAATCCAACAAGCTATTAGAGCAGGATGAGTTGAATTTTTAGCTTAAGAGTCCATACCACAGGAACGTTCCAACTCACAGGTGTCGCACAAATGTTTATTTCCTGGTTTAGCGACACttcattaccttttttttttctttttttgctatCTCTACACAGAATGAAATGCTGCAGAAAACAGCCGAGTTGTACGAGAGTGATAAGAAGGAACTTCAGTACGAGGTACAACCAGTGTTCGGGTTTGGTCGAAGTTTAGGGCGTTTACCGCTAATAAGACCTGCCCGGCGGGATGGTCCAATCTGCAAATGCAGCCCGTTACTTCTACTGAACTGAGGGTTCTCCAAGACAGCGACATATTTCTTTTAACCCTAACCTAAACCCATGTAGTGCAGATGTCGTAAAGTGTCTCTCTGATGTTAACCCCACCCAGAAGCAAGTAGACACTATATGAAGCCAACGCAAAGGAACCCAAATTTCATACCTCAGTCAGCAGTATTGCACATGTCTGAGATGTCCTTCAAGAGTAGTTTTGCATGAAGCAGTTCTCGTTTCGGTAGAATTGACGCGTCCTAACATTTTTAGAAGGGAGGCCGGTAAGTTGTGAGAGCCGGCCAGTTGTGGCCTTTGTGTTGGACCTGTGGACTTTAACATTAAATGGCCAATGCAAAGTTAAGATTTCATCGCTTCACCTCGCTTATTTCCTTCACCAGTTGGATGACCAAAAAAAGCGCGCCGACAAAGAGAAGAACGACAAAGTCAAAATGAGACATGTAAGTTTCTGATATTTAAGCACGAATATGCAAGGCTCTGGGCGCCTACGACGTTGCATTCAGGCGAGCTTTCTCGCCTTTTGTTGTCTTGACGAAAATATGCGAATACGATGTGTTTCTCGTTCTAAGAAGTGCATTCTGTTTCAAGAAAGGTTGGGTTTTATGCGTGGAGACAATTGTTTCTTCACTTCGCGAAGTTGATCGGCCATATGGTCTGCTTAACCGGCGATTTTTGTGAGCGCGAACGCAAGAAGAAAAACCGCGCAGAGAGTGGAGACTAAATTCATTATTATTCTTGCAGGCGTTCCACTCCCTGGTGCGTTGTAAACACTATCAAGAGCTAAGATTCATGTCCCGTCTAGCTGACCAAGTAACGTTTTAACCatttgttttctatttcagGCACTGAAAGGAGTAGTATCTCAAGAAAAGGGCAAATGGGAGCGAGAGTGTGTAAGTGGAAAACTCTCACAGCTTGTTTGAAGACCAACTGTTTGCAGTCAAAGAGAGAAagtagggagtttacgcaacgACGACGAAAACGGCAACAACAGCGCCcgaaatatgattggttgaatgaggaagaATAATGgttttgcacgtgcggcacgcacttcagtagaattctttaacttattctGCCAAGTGACAATGtgaaattttcagttttaacgacaacgtgagcacATAGTAATTCTTTCATTCACTATATTTGATTCAATGTCGTTCCTACCACCCGACTTGTAGCGTAGTTTGTCAACAATACAAAATGCGGACAACaaggaataatcacaaaatagtttCGTTTGCACAAATGGTTATTTTTGAGTGACGTTTTCTCTTCAATAGCAGTCGTTGCTGCTTCAACGTCATGTTTGCGCTGCAAAGTAATTCTGATCAGTGTTTTTCTTCTTCAGTCCAAGCGtgtcaaagacaaagaaataGAAATGCAGGCGAAAATGTGGCAGAAAGATGAAAAACTCAGGCAGCTGAAGGAGATCGTCCAGGTACACGTATACCATTGGTCTAGTTTATCAAGTACTCATAAAACTGGCCTtctcttgtttatattgtaaggCCTGTATCATTGACTGCATCCGCGCTTCGAGAAAAAAGCTTTTTTCTTCGGGGGAGGGTTGGGGGGAGTACGGCTGCAGAAGGCGAGGGCTTCGTTCACGTTTTTATGGGATAGAGAGCCCATAGTGAAGATCTGAAGAGCGTTTTCCCTCTCCCCTTCCCAAATGTGCCATTCTCCTCTCTTGGGCTAACTAGAGGCTCGCGTCTCGCTCCCAAGGGACGAGTATGAAATGACTGCCGGTCATTGAACTCTGTCGTTAATGTCTATAGTGCGTTGATCGTCTTACCTGTCTGAGAGACGCGCATGTTTGTGATCGTGGCAGTGACTCCAGTCATGTTTCCTACATTTTGTaacgaatggttttcattggAGAATTTGAAGTTCACTTGATAGTTTTCAGCAACTTTGGTTGAAAAAGCTGAAACAAGTTAGCGCGGCTAACCTCGCATTCGGTGTGTGGCTGGAAGAACGAATTGAAAACTCAATGTCAAGATGGGGATATATCGAATtaagaaaagcatttttttcacTCGTTTCTTTAAAGGCTGAACTGTTTTAAATGAAACATGTATGAGCAAACGGCAGACTTGAGCACGACCTGctaatttttcttctttctttagaACATGAAGACTAATGAGAAGCCGTTAACTCGTGCTCAGGCTAAATCTGCCGCCCTCACTAGATCCAAGTCTCCGCCGCCCGTGGCAAGAAAGGTAATAAAATTTGGCGGTGTTAGATGTGACCGAATTCAGTGTCTTATTTTCTCGGAACGTAGTTTTATTAATCTGCATTTTAATCCTTATAGTAcaatcaacaaaattactcaattttgattggtcgagagtagtacaattaatcccaaattgtactcctacggagtacctattaagttgccatggaaacgacgcgtaagaaaaaaaatggccgacagtcgctttgcaattttaatggctttatttttaccaaataataagtatttttaccaaatactcgtgattttgacagttctcaaattgcactggCCTAAAGGATCGTGaaattttgagaactgtcaaaatcactcgtacctattaatcacgaatttcCTATACCAATTACACAGACCCGCAAAATTAAGCTTTGAATATCACTTCGGTCGAACACATTCAAGCTTTAACGAAAAATGTCGCCTCTTCAGTTCTGTTTTGTGCTGTAATGTGCGAACTGCACGTTAAGGCGCCACCATTCAAAGTCGCACTGTTTAGACacaccccattttttttttcttggtcgTTGTGCAAGATTTTCGTCCGTTTTGTCTTGACCGCAATTCTTGCCAATTTCAGCCGCCTGCTAAGGCCCGTCACCACAGACGCTCAAAATCATCGGATTGCTGGATTGAGCACAAACCCGCCACACATATGGAAACAGGTACATTTCTTGCATTATTCTTCCATTTCTGTAAGCGCTGACCTTTTGTTCTATTTCCTCTTCATGCACTGGTTCGAACGATCTGTTGTAATTTCCACTGATTGCCCAAGTTTTCTCATGGTAAATTACGTTTTGTTTTGCAGACACTGTTCTCCAACCATCActgaagaacaagaaaactgTAAGCAGACCCGAAGGGAAAGACTTTAAAGACACAAACGTAAGTGATTTTAGAAAGTAGTTTTCTCGTGCAGTCCGACGCCCTTAAGTTTTCCCTTCCCCCATAAACTGAGCTGATCACTGTGTCACCGCAGATCCAAAATTTGCGTTGTTCGCAGGCCACAAATTACGTGCTAGCGCACCAAGAGGAAGATTCAGGTGGTGAAATCCAGACTAAGATGATCAAAGTAAGTCGAAATTACCACCCTCCCCCTTCCTCCCTTATCTCCAATCATGGAACCGTCCCGCCTAACTCAAGAGTACTGCGTTACACGAAGGTTTCAGTCTTATCATCGTTCCAGtagaaatttattattattattattattattatttacattatGGAGGTAAGGGAGCCAGGTCACAAGTGAACTTAACAATGTTATTATCCTGTGCTACAACGCAAATGCTCACCAAAGAAATGCACTCACACTCAAATTATGGCAGTTTTATCCTGGTTAAATTCAGAATTTGTTGACTTTACAACCGAATTATCTtatgcaagcctgcaaattagcgccaGTCAACGGTCATTTGTCCGGCGAAGTTGGGGTTTGGTTTTGAAGGGGGAATGCTGAGTCTGACCAgacatgttgactgggctcttccGTTATGACGTGAaagataaaatatattttcactcaaGAAAGACAAACGCGAAGGTGGCCTTTTAATATAATGGCTATAATGCACTttgatttgctttcatttacagctcacgtaTCACGTCTACGTTAAACGTAAACAcgctactcctgccaatattcatacagatGTCGCCTGGTGTTCATTAAATAATATACAAGTATCCCCCGAAGgtgaggtgaatagtggtggatatatatcgAGACGCGAAGCTTCGAGGAATATATCCATCGCTCTTCACCAACCCTGAGGAgggtagttgttttagtattcaccaaatcagatggataaaaaatcgcttcttcaatttcttcttctgaaacttccgcgaaacgacgcgccatttttctctccgtttgcaaaacagtgaatatccaaggatattccaagttacaggagccaatctaaacgcgcgaaaattgttgtccactgatttggtaaatactaattgaGAATACACCTCATAAGTGTCACTGTCTGTCTAAA
Protein-coding sequences here:
- the LOC136912812 gene encoding kinesin-like protein KIF23 isoform X1, giving the protein MKSVPKTPVSSKTPRSTKTPRRTASNKLKDPVEVYCRIRPLGNNEEESCVQIVSDTILQLTAPKNSAGYKSGHRLETQHTFKKVYDEKTTQKVLFDSVAYPVVDDLIHGKNGLIFTYGITGSGKTHTMTGSPSDSGLLPRCLDVIFNSIGELQAARYVFKPDKANGIDIQNEHEAKLEKEKREREAALQALPPTAGSRNRNADNEFSDLIRVPETGIVNEVDEDNSYAVFVSYFEIYNNYIYDLLDETPVDPICAKPPASKNLREDNNRNMYVSGVTEVEVKSTEEAYGVFWKGQKKRRVANTVLNRESSRSHSVFAVKLVQGPLDPDGEEVLQDKDQLAVSTLSLCDLAGSERTNRTKAGGDRLREAGNINASLMTLRTCMEMLRENQGSIENGMAPKIVPYRDSKLTHLFKNFFDGEGKVRMVVCLNPNSDDYDESVHVMKFAEVTQDVVIARPQAIRFDTGLTPGRRRANQMYKDALANFEENGEDIREKVIIAKPLHTMGPPFPFFELTSPEDNTTLINLLHFLQERQRRRQTLIDDLSRREGIFRAHLLELEKENSQSATVIASLKSTIEEKDRDIQKLERRLKALTQKNEMLQKTAELYESDKKELQYELDDQKKRADKEKNDKVKMRHALKGVVSQEKGKWERECSKRVKDKEIEMQAKMWQKDEKLRQLKEIVQNMKTNEKPLTRAQAKSAALTRSKSPPPVARKPPAKARHHRRSKSSDCWIEHKPATHMETDTVLQPSLKNKKTVSRPEGKDFKDTNATNYVLAHQEEDSGGEIQTKMIKGEVYKTASGGHSIQFTEVETLKTRSDQLSSPGRKRRGSDSADDDSRSSWTDIETRCSTAIEGRPGLDPSYCHTASKKKRP
- the LOC136912812 gene encoding kinesin-like protein KIF23 isoform X2, with the protein product MKSVPKTPVSSKTPRSTKTPRRTASNKLKDPVEVYCRIRPLGNNEEESCVQIVSDTILQLTAPKNSAGYKSGHRLETQHTFKKVYDEKTTQKVLFDSVAYPVVDDLIHGKNGLIFTYGITGSGKTHTMTGSPSDSGLLPRCLDVIFNSIGELQAARYVFKPDKANGIDIQNEHEAKLEKEKREREAALQALPPTAGSRNRNADNEFSDLIRVPETGIVNEVDEDNSYAVFVSYFEIYNNYIYDLLDETPVDPICAKPPASKNLREDNNRNMYVSGVTEVEVKSTEEAYGVFWKGQKKRRVANTVLNRESSRSHSVFAVKLVQGPLDPDGEEVLQDKDQLAVSTLSLCDLAGSERTNRTKAGGDRLREAGNINASLMTLRTCMEMLRENQGSIENGMAPKIVPYRDSKLTHLFKNFFDGEGKVRMVVCLNPNSDDYDESVHVMKFAEVTQDVVIARPQAIRFDTGLTPGRRRANQMYKDALANFEENGEDIREKVIIAKPLHTMGPPFPFFELTSPEDNTTLINLLHFLQERQRRRQTLIDDLSRREGIFRAHLLELEKENSQSATVIASLKSTIEEKDRDIQKLERRLKALTQKNEMLQKTAELYESDKKELQYELDDQKKRADKEKNDKVKMRHALKGVVSQEKGKWERECSKRVKDKEIEMQAKMWQKDEKLRQLKEIVQNMKTNEKPLTRAQAKSAALTRSKSPPPVARKPPAKARHHRRSKSSDCWIEHKPATHMETDTVLQPSLKNKKTVSRPEGKDFKDTNGEVYKTASGGHSIQFTEVETLKTRSDQLSSPGRKRRGSDSADDDSRSSWTDIETRCSTAIEGRPGLDPSYCHTASKKKRP